A region from the Lysobacter antibioticus genome encodes:
- a CDS encoding XVIPCD domain-containing protein produces MHEPENETEQDVGSLLERIDLNGIGTETIEYANFKQLFADSPHLQEQLRRAVSEGRLTAITLLPATSTLGGGYTHTDRVISLCGAALARPHTEGGAAAAWIVGHELEHSLLAAELHARIDADIGFATLYAGDSAYDYTEVVGFYLQAMRENEAYAEIAGWNAHLDIVKKNSGNDLPRAGDIAVSMPGRMEYYFQPSADGLGHEFKKEIAGLLNPDLSMPPSTEAVAEISQRYFDALPQRTQLGPAGTCDYRHYYAAMAIEEIHQAASSPIHVQLSRLQLDSATLSASGVNLSPGGAPIFIDAPVPEPAIGPTETETPPVPSYLDPEPLFRDPLWLEMLEHVRRSDGPGLGGDSLSEPRTSAKWNPDDEAPLSFSPPPGSPPVSARPPPQSPELSDSSDRWIASLLNDDVGPSIGIGSLLGKREFDDESPRLSQGSPKIPRVDQEFASTQQPDPPQTSSSAPQSQHPLYLQALNALQTHPDPELRGRAPETLQCLAAGLACEAQRSNLGSIDHVVASEHNDYLFAIRGRIPNDPANQYVQVGQGVACATPLQLLLTELDAITPPDAAHAMGAPSQTSHERHPPAH; encoded by the coding sequence GTGCACGAGCCCGAAAACGAAACCGAGCAGGACGTCGGCAGCTTGCTCGAGAGGATCGACCTCAACGGTATCGGCACCGAGACCATCGAGTACGCCAATTTCAAACAGCTGTTCGCCGATTCTCCACACCTGCAAGAGCAGTTGCGAAGGGCCGTGAGCGAGGGGCGACTGACCGCGATCACTCTGTTGCCGGCGACATCGACTTTGGGCGGAGGCTATACCCACACGGACCGTGTGATATCGCTATGCGGGGCGGCTCTGGCGAGGCCTCATACCGAGGGCGGCGCGGCAGCGGCCTGGATCGTCGGCCATGAACTGGAACATAGTCTCCTGGCTGCCGAGTTGCATGCGCGTATCGACGCCGATATCGGATTCGCGACGCTATATGCGGGAGACAGCGCTTACGATTACACCGAGGTGGTCGGGTTCTATTTGCAAGCAATGCGCGAGAACGAAGCCTATGCGGAGATCGCCGGTTGGAACGCGCACTTGGACATCGTCAAGAAAAATAGCGGCAACGACCTGCCCCGCGCCGGCGACATCGCGGTGTCGATGCCGGGTCGAATGGAGTACTACTTCCAGCCCAGCGCCGATGGCCTGGGGCACGAGTTCAAGAAGGAGATCGCGGGGCTTCTGAACCCCGACCTGAGCATGCCGCCCAGCACCGAGGCCGTCGCCGAAATATCGCAGCGCTACTTCGACGCTCTACCGCAGCGTACGCAACTGGGCCCGGCGGGTACGTGCGACTATCGGCATTACTACGCCGCCATGGCGATCGAGGAAATCCATCAAGCCGCCAGCTCGCCGATACACGTCCAACTGTCCCGGCTTCAGCTCGATAGCGCGACCCTATCGGCTAGCGGGGTAAATCTCAGCCCCGGCGGCGCTCCGATTTTTATCGATGCGCCCGTGCCGGAGCCGGCGATCGGTCCGACCGAAACCGAAACGCCGCCGGTTCCAAGCTATCTCGATCCCGAGCCACTGTTCCGCGACCCCCTGTGGCTGGAAATGTTGGAACACGTCCGCCGTAGCGATGGTCCCGGCCTCGGCGGCGACTCGCTGTCCGAGCCGAGGACCTCCGCCAAGTGGAATCCGGATGATGAAGCGCCGCTCTCGTTCAGTCCGCCTCCCGGATCGCCGCCGGTCTCGGCTCGCCCGCCCCCGCAGTCGCCCGAACTCTCGGATTCTTCGGATCGCTGGATCGCCTCGCTGCTCAACGACGATGTTGGGCCGAGCATCGGCATCGGCAGCCTGCTCGGCAAACGCGAATTCGACGACGAGTCGCCGAGGCTGAGCCAGGGAAGTCCGAAAATTCCGCGCGTCGACCAAGAATTCGCTTCGACGCAGCAACCCGATCCGCCACAAACATCTTCCAGCGCGCCGCAATCGCAACATCCGCTGTACCTGCAAGCCTTGAACGCGCTGCAAACTCACCCCGACCCGGAGCTTCGCGGCCGTGCGCCGGAAACCTTGCAGTGCCTCGCCGCCGGGCTGGCTTGCGAGGCGCAGAGGTCCAATCTGGGGAGCATCGATCATGTCGTCGCATCCGAGCACAACGACTATCTGTTCGCGATCAGGGGCCGCATACCGAACGATCCCGCCAATCAGTACGTACAGGTCGGTCAAGGTGTCGCCTGCGCCACGCCGCTGCAACTATTGCTGACGGAACTGGACGCGATCACGCCGCCCGACGCGGCGCATGCCATGGGCGCACCATCGCAAACCTCGCACGAGCGGCATCCGCCTGCGCATTGA
- a CDS encoding peptidyl-prolyl cis-trans isomerase: protein MKPSSAMGLMAGLVTALLCCAPALAASGVPIDGVLSEPRSALRVNDWTLSTAALDALLRVVREHKPGVTPSQVVTAAAEDRVLGGYARRRYDEAKLFAGERVRFSPQASVEASLATTLQAAFREPLAKAMGPAEGYIVKRHPLTRERLVALLDRGGKLRLDDRLPAARAAKLKDLPLIDGRVGAQSYRITLYDVWERQDVQGRDALYRFDAGFAMQQARQLARDRFTLGWAAQNSGLGVAGVEQLRQLVADRNRRNALARLLGSGEDTHYSSPEVERLRRNVEAGAIRKYYDSHKAEFTRTDKVAMRSMRFVDEAQARAVADQLSKGARFEDVMRRRGVARWVDSDAARRSWIAQLAFAQPPGPASPPIREPEAGTAAPGWFIVKVDKRVTGLHPPDSETVRFAASEAIARQRAASNFAGLRARLLSEARIEVNPAALGVRTAPKLLESGL, encoded by the coding sequence GTGAAGCCGTCTTCGGCGATGGGGTTGATGGCAGGGCTGGTCACCGCCCTGCTCTGCTGTGCGCCAGCGCTCGCGGCTTCTGGCGTGCCGATCGACGGGGTGCTGTCGGAACCGCGCAGCGCGCTGCGGGTGAACGACTGGACCTTGTCTACGGCTGCGCTGGATGCGCTGTTGCGCGTGGTGCGGGAGCACAAGCCCGGCGTCACGCCTTCGCAGGTCGTAACGGCCGCGGCCGAGGATCGCGTGTTGGGCGGCTATGCGCGGCGCCGCTACGACGAAGCGAAGTTGTTTGCCGGCGAGCGGGTGCGATTTTCACCGCAGGCATCGGTCGAAGCGTCGCTCGCGACGACTTTACAGGCGGCTTTTCGCGAGCCCTTGGCGAAGGCGATGGGGCCGGCCGAAGGCTATATCGTGAAACGCCATCCGCTGACCCGCGAGCGCCTCGTCGCCCTGCTGGACAGGGGCGGCAAGCTGCGCCTGGACGACCGCCTGCCGGCTGCGCGCGCTGCGAAGTTGAAAGACCTGCCCTTGATCGACGGCCGCGTCGGCGCGCAGTCGTATCGCATCACTCTGTACGACGTTTGGGAACGGCAGGATGTGCAGGGGCGCGACGCCCTGTATCGGTTCGATGCCGGCTTCGCGATGCAGCAGGCCAGGCAACTGGCTCGCGACCGTTTCACGCTGGGCTGGGCCGCTCAGAACAGCGGCCTGGGCGTCGCCGGCGTGGAGCAGCTTCGGCAATTGGTGGCGGATCGTAATCGCCGCAATGCCCTGGCGCGCCTGTTGGGCAGCGGCGAGGACACGCACTACAGCAGCCCCGAAGTCGAACGCTTGCGGCGCAACGTCGAAGCCGGGGCCATTCGCAAGTACTACGACAGCCACAAGGCCGAATTCACGCGCACCGACAAGGTGGCGATGCGGTCGATGCGCTTCGTCGACGAGGCTCAGGCGCGGGCCGTCGCTGACCAGCTGAGCAAGGGCGCGCGCTTCGAGGACGTGATGCGGCGCCGCGGCGTCGCGCGATGGGTCGACAGCGATGCCGCTCGCCGTTCGTGGATCGCGCAGCTTGCCTTCGCGCAGCCGCCGGGACCGGCGTCGCCTCCGATCCGCGAGCCGGAGGCGGGAACGGCGGCTCCGGGCTGGTTCATCGTCAAGGTGGACAAACGCGTGACCGGGTTGCACCCGCCCGACAGCGAAACCGTGCGTTTTGCTGCCAGCGAGGCCATTGCGCGTCAACGCGCCGCGTCGAACTTCGCCGGCCTGAGGGCGCGCCTTCTGTCCGAGGCGCGCATCGAGGTCAACCCGGCGGCACTGGGCGTCCGCACCGCCCCGAAGCTGCTGGAGTCGGGGCTATGA